The following is a genomic window from Actinomycetota bacterium.
GGCGCCGGCGACCACGACAGCGGTGGTGTTCCTGGTCGACGGCGAGCGGCTGGCCCCGGTCCGGCGCCAGGTCCCGGCGCCGGCGACGCCCACCGCCGTGGTGGCCGCCCTGGCCGCCGGTCCGACCCCGGCGGAGGCGGCCGCCGGGCTGCGCAGCGCCCCGGTCACGGGGGCCGCCTTGGCGCAGGTGGCCGCCGGGACGGTCACGGTCCCCCTGGACCGGGACTTCGCCGCCGTCGGCCTCCACGAGCAGGTCCTGGCCCTGG
Proteins encoded in this region:
- a CDS encoding GerMN domain-containing protein — protein: APATTTAVVFLVDGERLAPVRRQVPAPATPTAVVAALAAGPTPAEAAAGLRSAPVTGAALAQVAAGTVTVPLDRDFAAVGLHEQVLALAQLVYTITELPGIGGVQFSVDGQPAEIPTADGPTKTGAATRADFAAVGPAG